The Lycium barbarum isolate Lr01 chromosome 10, ASM1917538v2, whole genome shotgun sequence genome includes a region encoding these proteins:
- the LOC132613276 gene encoding uncharacterized protein LOC132613276, with translation MGYDEYLSTSKSTYEGKLGGDELFYDSDEPVSFEIETDDEADDKYVVEKPTKKSRRPKRIRNRVIFYPKCKEIVWETGLAFESAKQFRKALTRYVVQQHIELDKYVNEPTRVRVKCTAGCPWLLFASFDSRTNDFVVKNYNPVHKCNGTTKNKLVNSLYISERYKDRIISEPGIRIFELQNLVRKELEVYIGRTVARKARSIVLQQIMGDNVEEFKRILDYRDELLRTNPGSTCVVRLSEEIFEGGVKRFQSFYICFDAMKKAFKAGCRRAIELDGCFLKGVSKGQILVAVCKDGNNQMLPLAWAVVEVENTFTWRWFVNILRHDLELGDGTGLTTLSDMQKALDIAIKDLLPNAEQRMCARHELANFFKKWKGIEIRNCFWRCAKSTYEQELQKNLDHMEKLGDGINGDCCITT, from the exons ATGGGATATGATGAATATTTATCTACGAGTAAGAGTACATATGAAGGAAAATTGGGTGGGGATGAGCTATTTTATGACTCAGATGAACCTGTTAGCTTTGAAATAGAGACTGATGATGAAGCTGATGACAAATATGTGGTTGAAAAACCTACCAAAAAGTCAAGGAGACCAAAAAGAATTAGAAATAGGGTTATTTTTTATCCTAAGTGTAAAGAAATAGTTTGGGAGACTGGTCTTGCATTTGAAAGTGCTAAACAGTTTAGGAAAGCACTTACTAGGTATGTAGTTCAACAACATATAGAGTTGGATAAATATGTCAATGAACCAACTAGGGTGAGGGTAAAGTGTACTGCTGGCTGTCCATGGTTATTGTTTGCCAGTTTTGATTCTAGAACAAATGATTTTGTTGTGAAGAATTATAATCCTGTTCACAAGTGCAATGGCACAACAAAGAACAAATTGGTAAATTCTTTGTATATTTCAGAAAGGTACAAGGACAGAATTATTTCTGAACCTGGCATTAGAATTTTTGAGCTTCaaaatttggtaagaaaggaattaGAGGTGTATATTGGTAGGACTGTGGCAAGGAAAGCCAGAAGCATTGTTTTGCAACAAATCATGGGTGACAATGTAGAGGAGTTCAAAAGAATTTTGGATTATAGGGATGAGCTTTTAAGGACTAATCCAGGTAGCACATGTGTGGTTAGGCTGAGTGAAGAAATTTTTGAAGGCGGAGTCAAAAGGTTTCAGTCCTTTTATATATGTTTTGATGCCATGAAGAAGGCATTCAAGGCTGGTTGTAGGAGGGCAATTGAGTTGGATGGGTGTTTTTTAAAAGGTGTTAGTAAAGGGCAAATCCTTGTGGCTGTTTGTAAGGATGGGAACAACCAGATGCTACCACTGGCTTGGGCAGTGGTTGAGGTTGAGAATACTTTTACTTGGAGATGGTTTGTCaacattctaaggcatgatcttgAGCTTGGAGATGGGACTGGTTTGACAACTCTTTCAGATATGCAAAAG GCTCTGGATATAGCCATTAAGGATCTGCTGCCAAATGCAGAACAAAGAATGTGTGCAAGACATGAGCTTgccaattttttcaaaaaatggaaAGGCATAGAGATTAGAAACTGCTTCTGGAGATGTGCTAAGTCCACATATGAGCAGGAGTTGCAAAAAAATTTGGATCATATGGAGAAGTTAGGTGATGGAATAAATGGAGATTGTTGTATTACAACATAG